One segment of Nocardia farcinica DNA contains the following:
- the rsgA gene encoding ribosome small subunit-dependent GTPase A, with translation MSRPRRSAAGYDESDVRVRPGRASRPRTKIRPQHTDAQQAMVVSVDRGRWGCVLDGDPQRRIVAMRARELGRTPIVVGDQVDVVGDLSGRPDTLARIVRVAERQTVLRRTADDTDPFERVVVANAEQLFIVVALADPPPRTGFVERAMVAAYVGGLHPVLCLTKRDLVADSAFAEAFDDLDLTIVHGGIDDPLEPVLDLLTDRLTAFIGHSGVGKSTLVNRLVPDADRAVGEVSGVGKGKHTSTQSVALPLPGGGWVIDTPGVRSFGLAHITPDDVIAAFSDLAEAIEDCPRGCTHLGPPTDPECALDQLPGKERRVAAIRLLLVALNSNDPW, from the coding sequence CTGAGCCGCCCACGCCGTTCCGCCGCAGGCTACGACGAATCCGACGTGCGGGTTCGACCGGGCCGAGCCTCGCGTCCACGCACCAAGATCCGCCCGCAGCACACCGACGCGCAACAGGCGATGGTGGTGTCGGTGGACCGCGGCCGCTGGGGCTGCGTGCTCGACGGCGACCCGCAGCGGCGGATCGTGGCCATGCGCGCCAGGGAGCTCGGCCGCACCCCGATCGTGGTGGGCGACCAGGTGGACGTGGTGGGCGACCTCAGCGGCCGACCCGACACGCTGGCCCGCATCGTCCGGGTGGCCGAGCGGCAGACCGTGCTGCGCCGCACGGCCGACGACACCGACCCCTTCGAGCGGGTGGTGGTCGCCAATGCCGAGCAGCTGTTCATCGTCGTCGCACTGGCCGATCCGCCGCCACGCACCGGTTTCGTCGAGCGGGCGATGGTCGCGGCGTACGTGGGCGGCCTGCACCCGGTGCTGTGCCTGACCAAACGTGATCTCGTCGCCGACTCCGCCTTCGCCGAGGCCTTCGACGACCTGGATCTGACCATCGTGCACGGCGGCATCGACGATCCGCTCGAGCCGGTGCTCGACCTGCTCACCGACCGCCTCACCGCCTTCATCGGCCATTCCGGGGTGGGCAAGTCGACGCTGGTGAACCGCCTGGTGCCCGACGCCGATCGCGCCGTCGGCGAGGTGTCGGGGGTGGGCAAGGGCAAACACACCTCCACCCAGTCGGTCGCGCTGCCGCTGCCCGGCGGCGGCTGGGTGATCGACACCCCCGGCGTGCGGTCCTTCGGTCTGGCCCACATCACCCCCGACGACGTGATCGCGGCGTTCAGCGACCTGGCCGAGGCGATCGAGGACTGCCCGCGCGGCTGTACCCATCTCGGGCCGCCCACCGACCCGGAGTGCGCCCTCGATCAGCTGCCCGGCAAGGAGCGCCGGGTGGCCGCCATCCGGCTGCTGCTGGTCGCGTTGAACTCCAACGACCCGTGGTGA
- the aroA gene encoding 3-phosphoshikimate 1-carboxyvinyltransferase: MRWAKMDPVTHWPAPHVDVPVHATVTLPGSKSITNRALILAALADGPSTITGALRSRDTDLMIAGLRALGTEITGEADTLTVTPAALGGGTVDCGLAGTVMRFLPPVATLATGSVAFDGDLQARLRPLRTILDALRGLGADIDGDTLPFTVHGKGGLRGGTVTIDASGSSQFVSGLLLSAARFADGLTVHHEGNPLPSLPHIEMTVEMLRHADVRVEAPENPRAEQTWVVHPGEIRAVDWEVEPDLSNATPFLAAAAVTGGSVSIPHWPRLTTQPGDVIREILVRMGAEARIFDGVLTVHGPDRLAGIDIDLHDVGELTPTVAALAALADSPSRLRGIAHLRGHETDRLAALSTEINRLGGKVTETEDGLEIVPAPLHGGTWHSYADHRMATAGAILGLAVEGIEIEDIGTTAKTLPNFVELWEEMLAATDEGGAAH, translated from the coding sequence ATGCGATGGGCGAAGATGGACCCCGTGACTCATTGGCCAGCGCCCCACGTCGATGTCCCTGTACACGCGACCGTGACCCTGCCCGGGTCCAAATCGATCACCAACCGCGCGCTGATCCTGGCCGCGCTGGCCGACGGCCCCTCCACCATCACCGGGGCACTGCGCAGCCGCGACACCGACCTCATGATCGCGGGCCTGCGCGCGCTCGGCACCGAGATCACCGGCGAGGCCGACACCCTGACCGTCACCCCCGCGGCGCTCGGTGGCGGCACCGTCGACTGCGGTCTGGCCGGCACCGTGATGCGTTTCCTGCCGCCGGTCGCGACCCTGGCCACCGGCTCGGTCGCCTTCGACGGCGATCTGCAGGCCCGGCTGCGCCCGCTGCGCACCATCCTGGACGCGCTGCGCGGGCTCGGCGCCGACATCGACGGCGACACACTGCCGTTCACCGTGCACGGCAAGGGCGGGCTGCGCGGCGGCACCGTCACCATCGACGCCTCCGGCTCGTCCCAGTTCGTCTCCGGCCTGCTGCTGTCGGCGGCCCGGTTCGCCGACGGCCTCACCGTGCACCACGAGGGCAACCCGCTGCCGTCGCTGCCGCACATCGAGATGACCGTGGAGATGCTGCGTCACGCCGACGTCCGGGTCGAGGCGCCCGAGAACCCGCGCGCGGAGCAGACCTGGGTCGTGCATCCCGGTGAGATCCGCGCGGTGGACTGGGAGGTCGAGCCCGACCTGTCCAACGCGACGCCGTTCCTGGCCGCCGCGGCCGTCACCGGCGGCTCGGTGAGCATCCCGCACTGGCCGCGGCTGACCACCCAGCCCGGTGACGTCATCCGCGAGATCCTCGTGCGCATGGGTGCCGAGGCGCGCATCTTCGACGGCGTCCTGACCGTGCACGGGCCGGATCGGCTGGCGGGCATCGACATCGACCTGCACGACGTCGGCGAGCTGACCCCCACGGTGGCCGCGCTGGCCGCCCTCGCCGACTCGCCCTCGCGGCTGCGCGGCATCGCGCACCTGCGCGGTCACGAGACCGACCGGCTGGCCGCGCTTTCCACCGAGATCAACCGGCTCGGCGGCAAGGTCACCGAGACCGAGGACGGGCTGGAGATCGTGCCCGCGCCCCTGCACGGCGGCACCTGGCACTCCTACGCCGACCACCGGATGGCCACCGCGGGCGCGATTCTCGGACTGGCCGTCGAGGGCATCGAGATCGAGGACATCGGCACCACCGCGAAGACGCTGCCGAACTTCGTCGAGCTGTGGGAGGAGATGCTGGCGGCCACGGACGAGGGCGGAGCCGCACACTGA
- a CDS encoding aldehyde dehydrogenase family protein, producing the protein MTTTETAPAAPDTTLKSVNPATGEVIATYPIADEDAVRAAVAKAREAAEVWGALSFDERRKHLLRWSSRLVADAEEFTELIHKENGKPRDDAFLELMLALEHIAWAAKNAKKVLGPKKIAPGALMSNFAARLESRPLGVVGVIGPWNYPVYTPNGSIGYALAAGNAVVFKPSEYSTGIGNFLAEAFKKANPELPEGVFETINGYGATGAALVKSGVDKIAFTGSTATGKRIMAAAAENLTPVLLECGGKDAVIVAPDADVKAAADAIAWGATGNSGQTCAGVERVYVHNSVKDQLVSEVTRILRDVKPGSDDKAAYGPMTMPSQIDIVRRHIEDALQKGGKAVLGGPDSIKGPFIEPVVLVDVDENSEAVTEETFGPTITITGVNSVDEAVELANKSKYGLSSSVYSKKQGLEIARKLKVGATSVNSVLGFAAIPGLPFGGVGDSGIGRIHGEPGLREFARPHSIAIQKFTIPGMALLSYSRTDSTMKLLRKMVPFLHGRNK; encoded by the coding sequence GTGACAACCACCGAGACCGCCCCAGCCGCCCCCGACACGACGCTGAAGTCGGTGAACCCGGCCACGGGCGAGGTCATCGCCACCTACCCGATCGCCGACGAGGACGCGGTGCGCGCGGCCGTCGCCAAAGCCCGCGAGGCCGCCGAGGTGTGGGGCGCGCTGAGCTTCGACGAGCGTCGCAAGCACCTGCTGCGCTGGTCGAGCCGGCTCGTCGCCGATGCCGAGGAGTTCACCGAGCTCATCCACAAGGAGAACGGCAAGCCGCGCGACGACGCCTTCCTCGAGCTGATGCTGGCGCTCGAGCACATCGCCTGGGCCGCCAAGAACGCCAAGAAGGTGCTCGGGCCCAAGAAGATCGCCCCCGGCGCGCTGATGTCGAACTTCGCCGCCCGCCTGGAGAGCCGCCCGCTCGGCGTGGTCGGCGTGATCGGTCCGTGGAACTACCCGGTCTACACCCCGAACGGTTCCATCGGCTACGCGCTGGCCGCGGGCAACGCCGTGGTGTTCAAGCCGAGCGAGTACTCCACCGGCATCGGCAACTTCCTGGCCGAGGCGTTCAAGAAGGCCAATCCCGAGCTGCCCGAGGGCGTGTTCGAGACGATCAACGGCTACGGCGCCACCGGTGCCGCGCTGGTGAAATCCGGGGTGGACAAGATCGCCTTCACCGGCTCCACCGCCACCGGCAAGCGGATCATGGCCGCCGCCGCGGAGAACCTGACCCCGGTGCTGCTCGAGTGCGGCGGCAAGGACGCGGTCATCGTCGCACCCGACGCCGACGTGAAGGCCGCCGCCGACGCCATCGCGTGGGGCGCCACCGGCAACAGCGGCCAGACCTGCGCCGGTGTCGAGCGCGTCTACGTGCACAACTCCGTCAAGGACCAGCTGGTCTCCGAGGTCACCCGCATCCTGCGCGACGTCAAGCCCGGCTCGGACGACAAGGCCGCCTACGGCCCGATGACGATGCCGAGCCAGATCGACATCGTGCGCCGCCACATCGAGGACGCGCTGCAGAAGGGCGGCAAGGCCGTGCTCGGCGGCCCCGACTCGATCAAGGGCCCGTTCATCGAACCGGTCGTGCTGGTGGACGTGGACGAGAACTCCGAGGCCGTCACCGAGGAGACCTTCGGCCCCACCATCACCATCACCGGGGTGAACTCGGTGGACGAGGCCGTCGAGCTGGCCAACAAGTCCAAGTACGGCCTGTCCTCGTCGGTGTACTCCAAGAAACAGGGCCTCGAGATCGCCCGCAAGCTGAAGGTGGGCGCCACGTCGGTCAACTCGGTGCTCGGCTTCGCCGCCATCCCCGGCCTGCCCTTCGGCGGCGTCGGCGATTCCGGCATCGGCCGCATCCACGGCGAGCCCGGCCTGCGCGAGTTCGCCCGGCCGCACTCGATCGCGATCCAGAAGTTCACCATCCCCGGCATGGCACTGCTGAGCTACTCGCGCACCGACTCCACCATGAAGCTGCTGCGCAAGATGGTCCCGTTCCTGCACGGACGCAACAAGTAG